The Streptomyces europaeiscabiei genome window below encodes:
- a CDS encoding AfsR/SARP family transcriptional regulator, with product MELEFRLLGPVEAWHGDRPLRLGGPKPRALLAVLLLRAGQVVPADALVDVIWGDEPPDTARALVQTYVSALRRALPAEVAEAIETRPPGYVMRPGVGRVDVAEFEARTADGRRAAADGHHTEAALLLRQALQLWHGPALGGVGDALRGEAGRLEEARQATLEERIAAELEAGGHEAELVTELTALVGARPTRERPRGQLMLGLYRLGRQADALAVYAQGRAVLAEELGLDPGPELNRLYEAILRADPSLLASTTTTAAPQPAAAPRPVSLLPPAIGDFTGREEELARVVAGLTGAREAMPVVVVSGAAGVGKSALAVQAAHRVAGEYPDGQLYAELHGFSEPVPPAEVLGRLLRALGADPPEDTAERGDLFRSLVAGRRILLVLDDANGEAQVRPLLPGSATCGVLVTSRARLGGLVGARRTDLDVLDDVRGLELLTRVTGPERTPDDPREQAAARRIVELCGGLPLALRIAGARLATRRHWTPSVLAERLADEHRRLDELSVGDLEVRAGLGLSYQALDECARRVLRRIAALGSADVAVWTVAALSGMPEDEAEENLERLLDAQLINCPGTDQVGQPRYRLHDLVRVYAAERAEAEDPVGDRTAAVGRALTAGLWLMDRVTEAAPSGAVILRQGFRRAPLKGRGELPEQPRTTGSREAAEHTSPVGEQTARRALEDPFAWFDAEADTLTNAVERAAAMGLHTLACEAAAALCSSSFAIKNRFDAWWRSHDAALAAARRAEDRSGEALLIIGLGQLRYEQDRIAESQEYFRTAERICTELGDVRGRSAALAGLGSACREVGELRDAERALTDAADGFRRVGDDTGVGVACRYGGSVRLELGDQKGAFPLLDESLRAYRRLGSRRGEALALRTLSLVHRSLDAYEEAARVAEQALEILRALGDPHMAAYALRARAKARLRLGHTREAEAELHEILEVCRVHEDRFGEALTLRTLGECALADGRLADAEGLLTASAALWGVLALPLPRARALRNLSVVRAALGDQAGADALRAEAMEVFNACEARERHEPWPWV from the coding sequence GTGGAGCTGGAATTCCGACTGCTCGGCCCGGTCGAGGCGTGGCACGGTGACAGACCCCTGCGGCTGGGCGGGCCGAAACCGCGTGCACTGCTGGCCGTGCTGCTGCTGCGGGCCGGGCAGGTGGTGCCCGCGGACGCGCTGGTGGACGTGATCTGGGGGGACGAACCCCCCGATACCGCGCGGGCGCTGGTGCAGACGTACGTGTCGGCGCTGCGGCGGGCCCTGCCCGCCGAGGTGGCGGAGGCGATCGAGACCCGGCCGCCGGGGTATGTGATGCGGCCCGGGGTCGGGCGGGTCGATGTGGCGGAGTTCGAGGCGCGCACGGCGGACGGGCGGCGGGCCGCCGCCGACGGGCACCACACCGAGGCCGCCCTGCTGCTGCGGCAGGCCCTGCAGCTGTGGCACGGACCGGCACTCGGCGGCGTCGGCGACGCGCTGCGGGGCGAGGCCGGCCGGCTGGAGGAGGCCCGGCAGGCGACCCTGGAGGAACGCATCGCCGCCGAGCTGGAGGCCGGTGGGCACGAGGCGGAGCTGGTCACCGAGCTGACCGCGCTGGTCGGGGCCCGTCCGACCCGGGAGCGGCCGCGCGGGCAGCTGATGCTGGGCCTGTACCGGCTGGGCCGGCAGGCCGACGCGCTGGCCGTCTACGCGCAGGGCCGGGCCGTGCTCGCCGAGGAGCTGGGGCTCGACCCGGGCCCGGAGCTGAACCGGCTGTACGAGGCCATCCTGCGGGCCGACCCGAGCCTGCTCGCCTCCACGACCACCACCGCCGCTCCGCAGCCCGCCGCCGCACCCCGGCCCGTGTCGCTGCTGCCGCCCGCCATCGGGGACTTCACCGGGCGGGAGGAGGAACTGGCGCGGGTCGTCGCGGGGCTGACCGGCGCACGGGAGGCGATGCCCGTCGTCGTGGTGTCGGGGGCCGCCGGGGTGGGCAAGTCCGCGCTCGCCGTGCAGGCCGCGCACCGGGTGGCCGGCGAGTATCCCGACGGGCAGCTCTACGCCGAACTGCACGGCTTCAGCGAGCCCGTGCCGCCCGCCGAGGTGCTGGGCCGGCTGCTGCGGGCACTGGGCGCCGACCCGCCCGAGGACACGGCCGAGCGCGGCGACCTGTTCCGCAGCCTCGTCGCCGGGCGGCGGATCCTGCTGGTCCTGGACGACGCGAACGGCGAGGCCCAGGTGCGGCCGCTGCTGCCGGGCAGCGCCACCTGCGGGGTCCTGGTGACCTCACGGGCCCGGCTCGGCGGGCTCGTCGGGGCCCGGCGCACCGACCTGGACGTCCTGGACGACGTGCGCGGCCTCGAACTGCTCACCAGGGTCACCGGCCCGGAACGCACCCCGGACGACCCACGCGAACAGGCCGCGGCGCGACGCATCGTGGAGCTGTGCGGCGGGCTGCCGCTGGCCCTGCGGATCGCGGGAGCCCGCCTGGCGACCCGGCGGCACTGGACGCCCAGCGTGCTCGCCGAGCGCCTCGCCGACGAACACCGCCGCCTCGACGAGCTGTCCGTGGGCGACCTGGAGGTACGGGCCGGCCTCGGCCTCAGCTACCAGGCGCTGGACGAGTGCGCCCGCCGGGTGCTGCGCCGGATCGCCGCCCTGGGCTCGGCGGACGTCGCCGTGTGGACGGTGGCCGCGCTCTCCGGCATGCCGGAGGACGAGGCGGAGGAGAACCTGGAACGCCTCCTGGACGCCCAACTGATCAACTGCCCGGGCACCGACCAGGTCGGTCAGCCCCGCTACCGCCTGCACGACCTCGTCCGCGTCTACGCCGCCGAGCGTGCGGAGGCCGAGGACCCCGTCGGCGACCGCACGGCGGCGGTGGGGCGGGCGTTGACCGCCGGTCTGTGGCTGATGGACCGGGTGACGGAGGCGGCGCCCTCGGGTGCTGTGATCTTGAGGCAGGGTTTCAGGCGAGCGCCCCTGAAGGGACGCGGGGAACTGCCCGAGCAGCCACGAACGACCGGCAGCCGCGAAGCGGCCGAGCACACCTCCCCGGTGGGCGAACAGACCGCCCGCCGAGCCCTGGAAGACCCCTTCGCCTGGTTCGACGCGGAGGCCGACACCCTCACCAACGCGGTCGAGCGCGCGGCAGCGATGGGCCTGCACACCCTCGCCTGCGAAGCCGCAGCAGCCCTCTGCTCCTCCTCGTTCGCCATCAAGAACCGCTTCGACGCCTGGTGGCGCAGCCACGACGCCGCCCTCGCGGCAGCCCGCCGCGCCGAGGACCGCTCGGGCGAGGCCCTGCTGATCATCGGCCTGGGACAACTCCGCTACGAGCAGGACCGCATCGCCGAGTCCCAGGAGTACTTCCGCACGGCGGAGCGCATCTGCACGGAACTCGGTGACGTACGCGGCCGTTCCGCCGCCCTCGCCGGCCTCGGCAGCGCCTGCCGCGAGGTCGGCGAACTGCGTGACGCGGAACGGGCCCTGACCGACGCGGCCGACGGCTTCCGGCGGGTCGGCGACGACACCGGGGTCGGGGTCGCCTGCCGGTACGGCGGTTCCGTACGCCTCGAACTCGGTGACCAGAAGGGCGCGTTCCCGCTGCTCGACGAGTCGCTGCGGGCGTACCGGCGGCTCGGCAGCCGGCGCGGTGAGGCCCTGGCACTGCGCACGCTCAGTCTGGTGCACCGCTCGCTCGACGCGTACGAGGAGGCCGCGCGCGTGGCCGAGCAGGCGCTGGAGATCCTGCGCGCCCTCGGCGACCCGCACATGGCGGCGTACGCCCTGCGGGCGCGGGCCAAGGCCCGGCTGCGGCTGGGGCACACCCGGGAGGCGGAGGCGGAGCTGCACGAGATCCTGGAGGTCTGCCGGGTCCACGAGGACCGCTTCGGCGAGGCCCTGACACTGCGCACGCTCGGCGAGTGCGCACTGGCGGACGGCCGGCTGGCGGACGCGGAGGGGCTGCTGACCGCCTCAGCCGCCCTCTGGGGCGTCCTCGCCCTGCCCCTGCCCCGGGCCCGCGCCCTGCGCAACCTGTCCGTCGTACGGGCCGCGCTCGGCGATCAGGCCGGCGCCGACGCGCTGCGGGCCGAGGCCATGGAGGTGTTCAACGCCTGCGAGGCCCGCGAACGGCACGAGCCATGGCCGTGGGTGTGA
- a CDS encoding M15 family metallopeptidase: MPSIILMSDPLVAGVPVQECGEPLVDLRELPFVVVDSRQADSEGAYAHLREGVAWRLARAARLLPDGLRLLVTEGYRPLALQIEYFEAYAAELRLANPDWTEEHLRVQASRSLSPPEIGPHVAGAAVDLTLCTAAGEELDMGTRLDASPEESDDACYTDAPNISDTARRNRRTLSAALTTAGLVNYPTEWWHWSYGDRYWALMTGAPNALYGPARIGP, translated from the coding sequence ATGCCTTCGATCATCCTGATGAGCGACCCTCTGGTCGCCGGTGTACCGGTCCAGGAGTGCGGTGAGCCCCTCGTCGACCTGAGGGAGCTGCCCTTCGTGGTGGTCGACTCCCGTCAGGCCGACTCCGAGGGGGCGTACGCGCACCTGCGCGAGGGCGTCGCCTGGCGCCTCGCCCGCGCCGCCCGGCTGCTACCCGACGGGTTGCGGCTGCTGGTCACCGAGGGGTACCGGCCGCTCGCCCTGCAGATCGAGTACTTCGAGGCGTACGCCGCCGAGCTGCGCCTGGCCAACCCCGACTGGACCGAGGAGCACCTCCGCGTCCAGGCCAGCCGTTCCCTCTCCCCGCCGGAGATCGGGCCGCATGTCGCGGGCGCCGCGGTCGACCTGACCCTGTGCACCGCCGCCGGGGAGGAGCTCGACATGGGTACCCGTCTCGACGCCAGCCCCGAGGAGAGCGACGACGCCTGCTACACCGACGCGCCGAACATCTCCGACACCGCCCGCCGCAACCGCCGCACCCTGAGCGCGGCCCTCACCACGGCCGGGCTGGTCAACTACCCCACCGAGTGGTGGCACTGGTCGTACGGGGACAGGTACTGGGCGCTGATGACGGGCGCGCCGAACGCGCTGTACGGGCCCGCGCGGATCGGTCCCTAG
- a CDS encoding AraC family transcriptional regulator, with amino-acid sequence MSPDGQRGARADEREAAGVRWDAGPDVERNPPAMLHGPHPTAIFIGHFAMPRGTAFSRHWHAVHQLAWSAKGLLRVTTRRGSWLLPPTLALWIPAGVPHTTESAGDTVMRSPYVDPASCPGIDWREPTVVAVGPLLQALVDHLLRTDLPAGARARAEAVLLDVLHPVPVTSVTAPEPRDPRAREVARALTAHPSDPRPLASWGTQVGASARTLARLFVVETGLTFGQWREQARMRAAMPLLAEGLPIESAAHRVGYASASSFVAAFHRIVGVTPRQYFPLHR; translated from the coding sequence ATGTCGCCAGACGGACAGCGGGGTGCGCGGGCCGATGAGCGGGAGGCGGCCGGTGTCCGGTGGGACGCCGGTCCGGACGTCGAGCGGAATCCACCCGCCATGCTGCACGGTCCGCACCCCACCGCGATCTTCATCGGTCACTTCGCCATGCCACGCGGCACCGCCTTCTCCCGGCACTGGCACGCGGTCCACCAACTCGCCTGGTCGGCGAAGGGCTTGTTGCGGGTCACCACCCGACGGGGCTCCTGGCTCCTGCCGCCCACCCTCGCCCTGTGGATCCCCGCAGGCGTCCCCCACACCACCGAGTCGGCCGGCGACACGGTGATGCGCAGCCCGTACGTGGACCCCGCGAGCTGCCCCGGCATCGACTGGCGGGAGCCGACCGTGGTCGCGGTGGGCCCGCTGCTCCAGGCGCTCGTCGACCACCTTCTCCGCACGGACCTGCCCGCCGGGGCCCGCGCCCGTGCGGAGGCCGTCCTCCTCGACGTCCTGCACCCCGTCCCCGTCACCAGCGTCACCGCCCCCGAACCCCGAGACCCCAGGGCCCGCGAGGTGGCCCGCGCCCTCACCGCGCACCCTTCCGACCCCCGCCCCCTCGCTTCCTGGGGCACCCAGGTCGGCGCCAGTGCCCGCACACTGGCCCGCCTCTTCGTCGTCGAGACGGGCCTCACCTTCGGCCAGTGGCGCGAACAGGCCCGGATGCGGGCCGCGATGCCGCTCCTCGCGGAGGGCCTGCCCATCGAGTCCGCGGCCCACCGCGTCGGCTACGCCTCGGCCAGCTCCTTCGTCGCGGCGTTCCACCGGATCGTGGGCGTGACACCCCGCCAGTACTTCCCCTTGCACCGCTGA
- a CDS encoding class I SAM-dependent methyltransferase: protein MPMNQMHQRICSSEKWALKTRERLLPWALHGVELGTDVLEIGPGYGANLRVLVEQVPHLTAVEVDAETARLLDVAWGERARIVHADGADMPLPDASYDSVVCFTMLHHVPSAELQDRIFAEAFRVLRPGGTFAGSDSQSSLRFRLVHFRDTMNVVDPATLPARLTDAGFTDVAVTVHEQGGSLRFRARRP, encoded by the coding sequence ATGCCGATGAATCAGATGCACCAGAGGATCTGCAGTTCCGAGAAGTGGGCACTCAAGACCCGGGAACGACTGCTGCCCTGGGCGCTCCACGGGGTCGAACTGGGCACGGACGTCCTGGAGATCGGGCCGGGTTACGGCGCCAACCTGCGTGTCCTCGTCGAACAGGTGCCGCACCTGACCGCCGTCGAGGTCGACGCGGAGACCGCCCGGCTGCTGGACGTCGCCTGGGGCGAGCGGGCCCGGATCGTGCACGCGGACGGGGCGGACATGCCGCTGCCGGACGCGTCGTACGACTCGGTCGTCTGCTTCACGATGCTGCACCACGTGCCGAGCGCCGAGCTGCAGGACCGGATCTTCGCGGAGGCGTTCCGGGTCCTGCGCCCCGGCGGCACCTTCGCCGGCAGCGACAGCCAGTCGAGCCTCCGCTTCCGGCTGGTCCACTTCCGCGACACCATGAACGTCGTCGACCCCGCGACCCTGCCCGCGCGCCTCACCGACGCGGGCTTCACGGACGTCGCCGTGACCGTGCACGAGCAGGGCGGCAGCCTCCGCTTCCGCGCCCGCCGGCCGTAG
- a CDS encoding protein-tyrosine phosphatase family protein: MAEAIDPWDTDDSGVLRLPSGRLVRGRGLRHPLPDGAVPTYAVYLLGKEPPEVPWASRWLRWPDFRLPGDRAEAAEVLRDAWDRATGDRVELACGGGRGRTGTALACLAVLDGVPPKEAVAYVRRHYDRHAVETPWQRRYVRRFGA, from the coding sequence ATGGCGGAAGCGATCGATCCCTGGGACACGGACGACTCCGGTGTACTGCGGCTGCCTTCCGGGCGGCTGGTGCGCGGCCGGGGGCTCCGCCACCCGCTCCCGGACGGCGCTGTCCCCACCTACGCCGTCTACCTCCTCGGCAAGGAGCCGCCCGAAGTCCCCTGGGCGTCCCGCTGGCTGCGGTGGCCCGACTTCCGGCTGCCCGGTGACCGGGCGGAGGCGGCGGAGGTGCTGCGGGACGCCTGGGACCGGGCGACCGGCGACCGGGTCGAACTCGCGTGCGGCGGCGGCCGGGGCCGCACCGGTACCGCGCTGGCCTGTCTTGCGGTGCTGGACGGCGTACCGCCAAAGGAGGCCGTGGCGTACGTACGCCGGCACTACGACCGGCACGCGGTGGAGACCCCTTGGCAGCGGCGGTACGTACGGCGGTTCGGGGCCTGA
- a CDS encoding dihydrodipicolinate synthase family protein produces MTVPAPLTGVIPPVCTPLTPDREVDVPSLTRLVDHLVAGGVDALFVLGSSSEAAYLTDPQRRLVVETVVGHVGGRLPVLAGVIDMTTPRVLDHVRAVTAAGAEAVVATAPFYTRTHPAEISRHYRLLAAGSPVPVFAYDIPVAVHSKLPADVVLELAADGVIAGLKDSSGDLAAFRTVVTGARTDAAITGFSALTGSELVVDAALALGAHGAVPGLANVDPAGYVRLDRLCRAGDRDRARAEQERLCALFGMTGVGAPTRMGAGSAALGAFKTALHLRGVIACPATAEPQVPLSRAETEQVGKYLAAAGLL; encoded by the coding sequence ATGACCGTCCCCGCCCCGCTGACCGGTGTCATCCCGCCCGTCTGCACACCCCTGACACCGGACCGCGAGGTCGACGTCCCCTCGCTCACGCGGCTGGTCGACCATCTCGTGGCGGGCGGTGTGGACGCGCTGTTCGTGCTCGGTTCGTCGTCGGAGGCGGCGTATCTGACGGACCCGCAGCGGCGGCTGGTCGTGGAGACGGTGGTCGGTCATGTCGGCGGCCGACTCCCCGTCCTCGCCGGGGTGATCGACATGACGACGCCCCGCGTACTGGACCACGTCCGCGCCGTGACCGCCGCCGGAGCCGAGGCCGTCGTGGCGACCGCCCCCTTCTACACGCGCACCCATCCTGCGGAGATCTCCCGCCACTACCGGCTGCTCGCCGCCGGCTCCCCCGTCCCGGTCTTCGCCTACGACATCCCGGTCGCCGTCCACTCCAAGCTGCCCGCCGACGTGGTCCTGGAGCTGGCGGCGGACGGGGTCATCGCCGGCCTGAAGGACTCCAGCGGCGACCTGGCCGCCTTCCGTACGGTCGTCACGGGCGCCCGCACCGACGCCGCCATCACCGGCTTCAGCGCCCTCACCGGCTCCGAACTCGTCGTCGACGCCGCCCTCGCCCTGGGCGCGCACGGTGCGGTGCCGGGGCTGGCGAACGTCGACCCCGCCGGGTACGTCCGCCTCGACCGCCTCTGCCGCGCCGGGGACCGGGACCGGGCTCGCGCCGAACAGGAGCGCCTGTGCGCCCTCTTCGGCATGACCGGCGTCGGCGCCCCCACCCGCATGGGCGCCGGCTCCGCCGCCCTCGGCGCCTTCAAGACGGCCCTCCACCTGCGCGGCGTCATCGCCTGCCCGGCCACGGCGGAACCACAGGTACCGCTGTCGCGGGCGGAGACCGAGCAGGTCGGCAAGTACCTGGCGGCGGCGGGGCTGCTGTAG
- a CDS encoding TerB family tellurite resistance protein, translating into MLPGRDPIGGAAALARVGYTSRATGLSRVMGTRIAWTGVGDGEFFCPGCGGDRNYQRLTGRRRFTFLGVPVLPRGETGPVVECAACRHHYATDVLDHPTTTRFSAMLRDAVHTVALAVLAAGGACSRTALTVAAGAVRSAGFDDCTEDQLGALVEALAADTGRVYGEPCGPGLAIELHEALDPLAPHLAPTGREAILLQGARIALADGPYTPAERDALATVGAALTICSDDVTRLLETARTPS; encoded by the coding sequence GTGCTGCCAGGACGGGACCCGATCGGCGGTGCCGCCGCGCTCGCCCGCGTCGGGTACACCAGCCGTGCCACCGGCCTGTCGCGTGTCATGGGCACCCGGATCGCGTGGACGGGCGTCGGTGACGGCGAGTTCTTCTGTCCGGGCTGCGGAGGCGACCGCAACTACCAACGCCTCACCGGCCGCCGCCGCTTCACCTTCCTCGGTGTCCCCGTCCTGCCGCGCGGCGAGACGGGCCCCGTGGTGGAATGCGCGGCCTGCCGCCACCACTACGCCACGGACGTCCTCGACCACCCCACCACCACCCGCTTCTCCGCGATGCTCCGCGACGCCGTCCACACGGTGGCCCTGGCCGTCCTCGCGGCCGGCGGCGCCTGCTCCCGCACAGCGCTGACCGTCGCCGCCGGCGCCGTCCGCTCCGCCGGGTTCGACGACTGCACCGAGGACCAGCTCGGCGCCCTGGTCGAGGCCCTGGCCGCCGACACGGGCCGCGTATACGGCGAACCCTGCGGCCCCGGCCTCGCCATAGAGCTCCACGAGGCCCTGGACCCGCTCGCACCCCACCTCGCCCCGACCGGCCGCGAGGCGATCCTCCTCCAGGGCGCGCGGATCGCCCTGGCGGACGGCCCGTACACCCCGGCGGAGCGGGACGCGCTGGCCACGGTCGGCGCGGCCCTGACGATCTGCTCGGACGACGTGACCCGGCTCCTGGAGACGGCGCGCACGCCGTCGTAG
- the leuA gene encoding 2-isopropylmalate synthase has product MANRQQPTSMPIHKYGQYEQVDIPDRTWPNNRITAAPRWLSTDLRDGNQSLIDPMSPERKRRMFDQLVKMGYKEIEVGFPASGQTDFDFVRSIIEEPGAIPDDVTISVLTQAREDLIERTVESLKGAKRATVHLYNATAPVFRRVVFRGSKDDIKQIAVDGTRLVMEYAEKLLGPETEFGYQYSPEIFTDTELDFALEVCEAVMDVYQPGPGREIILNLPATVERSTPSTHADRFEWMSRNLSRREHVVISVHPHNDRGTAVAAAELALMAGADRVEGCLFGQGERTGNVDLVTLGMNLFSQGVDPQIDFSDIDEIRRTWEYCNQMQVHPRHPYVGDLVYTSFSGSHQDAIKKGFDAMEASAKEQGRTVDDIEWAVPYLPIDPKDVGRSYEAVIRVNSQSGKGGIAYVLKNDHKLDLPRRMQIEFSKLIQAKTDAEGGEVTGGDIWAVFQDEYLPNPENPWGRVQVRNNQSTTDKDGVDTLTVEAEVDGAETTLVGTGNGPISAFFHALQGIGIDARLLDYQEHTMSEGASSQAASYIEVAIEDKVLWGIGIDANTTRASLKAVVSAVNRAAR; this is encoded by the coding sequence ATGGCGAACCGCCAGCAGCCCACGTCCATGCCGATCCACAAGTACGGGCAGTACGAGCAGGTCGACATCCCCGACCGCACGTGGCCGAACAACCGGATCACCGCCGCCCCCCGCTGGCTCTCCACGGACCTGCGCGACGGCAACCAGTCCCTGATCGACCCGATGTCGCCCGAGCGCAAGCGCCGGATGTTCGACCAGCTGGTCAAGATGGGCTACAAGGAGATCGAGGTCGGCTTCCCGGCGTCGGGCCAGACGGACTTCGACTTCGTACGGTCGATCATCGAGGAGCCGGGGGCCATCCCCGACGACGTCACCATCTCCGTACTGACCCAGGCTCGTGAGGACCTGATCGAGCGGACCGTCGAATCCCTGAAGGGCGCCAAGCGCGCGACCGTCCACCTGTACAACGCCACCGCCCCCGTCTTCCGCCGGGTCGTCTTCCGTGGCTCCAAGGACGACATCAAGCAGATCGCCGTGGACGGTACGCGGCTGGTGATGGAGTACGCGGAGAAACTGCTGGGCCCGGAGACCGAGTTCGGCTACCAGTACAGCCCCGAGATCTTCACCGACACCGAGCTGGACTTCGCGCTGGAGGTCTGCGAGGCGGTGATGGACGTCTACCAGCCCGGTCCGGGCCGCGAGATCATCCTCAACCTGCCCGCCACGGTGGAGCGTTCGACCCCGTCGACACACGCGGACCGCTTCGAGTGGATGAGCCGCAACCTCTCCCGCCGCGAGCACGTCGTCATCTCCGTCCACCCCCACAACGACCGCGGTACGGCCGTCGCGGCGGCCGAGCTGGCGCTGATGGCAGGCGCCGACCGCGTCGAGGGCTGTCTGTTCGGGCAGGGCGAGCGCACCGGCAACGTCGACCTGGTCACCCTGGGCATGAACCTGTTCTCGCAGGGTGTCGACCCGCAGATCGACTTCTCCGACATCGACGAGATCCGTCGCACGTGGGAGTACTGCAACCAGATGCAGGTCCACCCGCGCCACCCGTACGTGGGCGACCTGGTCTACACGTCCTTCTCCGGCTCCCACCAGGACGCCATCAAGAAGGGCTTCGACGCCATGGAGGCGTCCGCGAAGGAGCAGGGCAGGACCGTCGACGACATCGAGTGGGCGGTCCCGTACCTGCCGATCGACCCCAAGGACGTCGGCCGCTCCTACGAGGCCGTCATCCGGGTCAACTCGCAGTCCGGCAAGGGCGGTATCGCCTACGTCCTGAAGAACGACCACAAGCTGGACCTGCCGCGCCGGATGCAGATCGAGTTCTCGAAGCTCATCCAGGCCAAGACCGACGCCGAGGGCGGCGAGGTCACCGGCGGCGACATCTGGGCGGTCTTCCAGGACGAGTACCTGCCGAACCCCGAGAACCCGTGGGGCCGGGTCCAGGTCCGCAACAACCAGTCGACCACCGACAAGGACGGCGTGGACACGCTGACCGTGGAGGCCGAGGTCGACGGCGCGGAGACCACCCTGGTCGGCACCGGCAACGGCCCGATCTCGGCGTTCTTCCACGCGCTGCAGGGCATCGGCATCGACGCGCGGCTGCTCGACTACCAGGAGCACACGATGAGCGAGGGCGCCTCCTCGCAGGCCGCCTCGTACATCGAGGTCGCCATCGAGGACAAGGTTCTGTGGGGCATCGGTATCGACGCGAACACGACGCGTGCGTCACTGAAGGCGGTCGTCTCCGCCGTCAACCGAGCGGCTCGCTGA
- a CDS encoding M4 family metallopeptidase, protein MTTNGGHEPVFCTVVPPHVLDKLSRAEDPALANAARKTLERDAFERTHRRLTTVIGAPAIAAPAGAEAGTPHRTIHDARHGTDLPGRKVRGEGEEPGKDATVNRAYAGLGATYELFWKSFERDSIDGNGLPLDATVHYERDYNNAFWNGEQMVFGDGDGEIFLDFTIPIDVIGHELSHGVTQYTANLTYFGQPGALNESMSDVFGALIKQYTLGQTAAEADWLIGAGLLAPRVTGTALRSMKAPGTAYDDDVLGKDPQPATMDDYVRTGRDNGGVHINSGIPNHAFYLAATALGGYAWERAGRIWYDVLTGGELSKQALFVDFATLTVKAAKDRYGQGDELTAVLKAWEQVGVRTL, encoded by the coding sequence ATGACGACCAACGGGGGCCACGAGCCCGTCTTCTGCACCGTCGTACCACCCCATGTCCTCGACAAGCTCTCCCGGGCCGAGGACCCGGCGCTCGCCAACGCCGCGCGCAAGACCCTGGAGCGCGACGCCTTCGAGCGCACCCACCGCCGCCTGACCACGGTCATCGGAGCCCCGGCCATCGCCGCGCCCGCCGGGGCCGAGGCGGGCACACCGCACCGCACGATCCACGACGCCCGCCACGGCACGGACCTGCCCGGCAGGAAGGTGCGCGGCGAGGGCGAGGAGCCCGGCAAGGACGCCACGGTCAACCGCGCGTACGCGGGCCTGGGTGCCACGTACGAGCTGTTCTGGAAGTCCTTCGAGCGCGACTCGATCGACGGCAACGGGCTGCCCCTGGACGCGACCGTGCACTACGAGCGCGACTACAACAACGCCTTCTGGAACGGCGAGCAGATGGTGTTCGGCGACGGTGACGGCGAGATCTTCCTCGACTTCACCATCCCGATCGACGTCATCGGCCACGAGCTGAGCCACGGTGTCACCCAGTACACGGCGAACCTGACGTACTTCGGCCAGCCGGGCGCTCTCAACGAGTCCATGTCGGACGTCTTCGGCGCCCTCATCAAGCAGTACACGCTCGGCCAGACCGCCGCCGAGGCCGACTGGCTGATCGGCGCGGGCCTGCTCGCCCCGCGCGTCACGGGCACCGCCCTGCGCTCGATGAAGGCCCCGGGCACGGCGTACGACGACGACGTCCTCGGCAAGGACCCGCAGCCGGCGACCATGGACGACTACGTCCGCACCGGCCGCGACAACGGCGGCGTCCACATCAACTCCGGCATCCCCAACCACGCGTTCTACCTCGCGGCCACCGCCCTCGGCGGCTACGCCTGGGAGCGGGCCGGACGGATCTGGTACGACGTCCTCACCGGCGGCGAACTGAGCAAGCAGGCCCTCTTCGTCGACTTCGCCACGCTCACGGTGAAGGCCGCGAAGGACCGCTACGGCCAGGGCGACGAACTGACGGCCGTGCTGAAGGCCTGGGAACAGGTGGGCGTGCGGACGCTGTAG
- a CDS encoding protealysin inhibitor emfourin, whose translation MRIEVRRTGGFAGIERHAVVDTAGRPDAQEWQTLAERALAAGRGSPPLGVPDGFAYEITVDHTTVYCADPRLTEDQRELIRRVLKEGA comes from the coding sequence ATGCGTATCGAAGTGCGGCGCACGGGCGGTTTCGCGGGCATCGAGCGGCACGCGGTGGTGGACACCGCCGGGCGGCCCGATGCCCAGGAGTGGCAGACCCTGGCCGAGCGCGCGCTCGCCGCCGGCCGGGGCTCGCCGCCGCTGGGGGTGCCGGACGGTTTCGCGTACGAGATCACGGTGGACCACACCACCGTGTACTGCGCGGACCCCCGGCTGACGGAGGACCAGCGGGAACTGATCAGAAGGGTGCTCAAGGAGGGGGCGTGA